One Triticum dicoccoides isolate Atlit2015 ecotype Zavitan chromosome 5B, WEW_v2.0, whole genome shotgun sequence genomic window carries:
- the LOC119305572 gene encoding serine/threonine-protein kinase STY8-like, producing the protein MESTPTGNGQRTRHEHRGLRGRLAGIFSSPSPNHDCCEQVAKLKEELQRQSDLKETYKARLENAQEYLRFCLEVAQEHGFLHLMSAASNDEQHSPRIDDDAEAVAAADDEDGDEEPESMEALPCDPYLAATRDLAAQHGWSVAPDEIELQEAIGRGTTADIHRATWRGLDVAVKWIRPELLRSNPSAEAFFAQELDVLSRQRHPHVLRLMGACLRPPDSCFLVTELLSGATLGEWLHGGKERRRKELLPPPSPARPLAQRVSMALEIALAMRHLHEQTPRVLHRDLKPSNVLLDADSRARVADFGHARFLPDGAQALTGETGTYVYMAPEVIRCEPYTEKCDVYSFGVMLNELVTGEHPYIDTSYGPSKIALEVADGKLRPRLPESDADAATGALVDLICRAWDAEPSRRPSFAAITVALRGIQEQLA; encoded by the exons ATGGAGAGCACGCCGACGGGCAACGGGCAGCGCACGCGGCACGAGCACCGCGGGCTCCGTGGCCGTCTCGCCGGCATCTTCTCCTCGCCCTCACCCAACCATGACTGCTGCGAACAG GTCgcgaagctcaaggaggagctgcaGAGGCAGAGCGATCTCAAGGAGACGTACAAGGCCCGTCTGGAGAACGCGCAGGAGTACCTCCGGTTCTGCCTCGAGGTCGCCCAGGAGCAcggcttcctgcacctcatgtCCGCTGCCTCCAACGACGAGCAGCACTCGCCCCGCATCGATGACGACGCGGAGGCCGTGGCGGCGGCCGACGACGAGGACGGGGACGAAGAACCGGAATCGATGGAAGCGCTGCCCTGCGACCCGTACTTGGCCGCCACGAGAGACCTTGCGGCGCAGCACGGCTGGTCCGTCGCACCGGACGAG ATCGAGCTGCAGGAGGCGATAGGCCGCGGGACGACGGCGGACATACACCGGGCGACGTGGAGGGGGCTCGACGTGGCTGTGAAGTGGATCAGGCCGGAGCTCCTCCGCTCCAACCCGAGCGCCGAGGCCTTCTTCGCGCAGGAGCTGGACGTCCTCTCCCGGCAGCGGCACCCGCACGTGCTGCGGCTGATGGGCGCGTGCCTGCGCCCGCCGGACAGCTGCTTCCTGGTGACGGAGCTCCTGAGCGGCGCCACGCTGGGGGAGTGGCTGCACGGGGGCAAGGAGCGCCGCAGGAAGGAGCTGCTGCCGCCACCGTCGCCGGCGCGGCCGCTGGCGCAGAGGGTGAGCATGGCGCTGGAGATCGCGCTGGCGATGCGGCACCTCCACGAGCAGACGCCGCGGGTGCTGCACCGGGACCTGAAGCCGAGCAACGTGCTGCTGGACGCCGACTCGCGCGCGCGGGTCGCGGACTTCGGCCACGCCAGGTTCCTGCCGGACGGCGCGCAGGCGCTCACCGGCGAAACCG GGACGTACGTGTACATGGCGCCCGAGGTGATCCGCTGCGAGCCGTACACGGAGAAGTGCGACGTGTACAGCTTCGGCGTCATGCTCAACGAGCTCGTCACCGGGGAGCACCCGTACATAGACACCAGCTATGGGCCTAGCAAG ATTGCGTTGGAGGTAGCGGATGGAAAACTGAGGCCGAGGCTCCCGGAAAGCGACGCGGATGCTGCCACCGGAGCCCTGGTTGATCTCATCTGCCGGGCGTGGGACGCGGAGCCTTCGAGGAGGCCTTCGTTTGCCGCCATCACCGTGGCACTTCGAGGCATCCAAGAGCAGCTGGCGTGA